The following nucleotide sequence is from Glycine max cultivar Williams 82 chromosome 9, Glycine_max_v4.0, whole genome shotgun sequence.
TCTGAGGCATTCTTCGATCACCTCATGTGTCGATGAGCCAGGTGTGACCACCCCTAGACTCAGATGACGCTCCAACCTCTCAGCAATGTCATCACAAACTTCCTGttacatacaaaacaaactaattacacaaattattatgcaaatattgaggtaaatgatgtaaattattagtattacttaccactgcatgtaTGGGCTCCTCTGCAGATGTCGACGATGCTCCTGGCTCCGGCACGCGAGGGATATCCGTCTGCGGGGCCTGAGGGACGACTCGGAGCTGCGGGGCGTGACCATGAGGCAGAGGATCTAATGTGTGGCCtggtgtcatgaaaggatgAGAGATGCGAAAGAACCAGTCGATGTAGTCACTGGAACACGCCCCTGGCACAACGCACACCTCACCTGCAGGTACGATATGATCCTCgtagtgcatccacctgtcgTGTATATCATCATATGAGACCCATGAATCGACAGGAGGAGCAGGAATGGTATGCGTGTAGCCAAACTGCCGCACGACCCTCTCCGGTCGGTAATAAACAGCAACAGGCCCCCAGCGCAAGAGACCGGAATAGCATGATCTAACGTGGAAGTCCCGAACCTCCCGATGCTCCCCATAAGGGATCCAATAGACATCCAGAATCCGGAGTCGATCCAGGCGCTCCCTGTACGACGGTGTGTGAATGCTCTTCACGGTCTTCTTCATCGCAATCCACCTGCACGCACGCAAAGAAGCCTCGTCATAGTCCTGATCAGCGGTGGACTCCGCGATCGAGGGAAAGTGCTCGTAAATCCAACACTATAGATGTAACattcaaattataaacattaataatgaaagtgtaacaaaatttaaagttgaacattgtttagcctgaatgaatgaaaaacatatttgttaccTATAGCAGTGTGATGTAACCGCCAAGCTGTCGACTGTGGCTCATAGATGCATCGTTCAGCTGGTCGTACATATGAACCAAAGTAGCCACTCCCGAGGCGTACCTCTCTGTCATACTGAggtcacgaagggcctataAGTAGACAACATGGACATTGGTTgtactcttgttagcaaacagaGTGCAACCCAGTAGGTGAAGAAGATATGCGCGAGCCGCAGCTGTCCAATGACCTGCCTGGCATTGGCGCTGATATATATCACGTACCCATTGCAGGCGTACGTGCGGTCCGCGACACTAGACTGTCTTAGCCCTAGCAGACTCTGGAGACACCATCAACAAGTCCACCAGCATCTGAACCGCATCGTCCACGTGCAAGGGCTCAAATGCATGTAAGTCGCCTATAACGGGAAGATGGAGAAGAGAGGAGATGTGGTCCAATGCGATGGTGAGCTCTCCTACCGGGAGATGGAAACTAGTCGTCTCCCGGTGCCACCGCTCCACAAACGCGGACAAAAGTCCCCGATCGCCGGTGTCTACCGAACACGCGATCAGAGGACTTAGTCCTGTACCAGCAATAAGTCCCTCAATGGCAGGGACATGCCTGCCTAAACTGTGGACCTTCCTCCCATGAGAGGATAGCTTCAATTCAGGacgctcctgaattgaagtataaaagGAATGCAAAATtcgttaaaattatcatttaaaggaaaactaatagtataatttacaagtaactaaaaataaatagtataaataccTCTCCCGTCCATACGCTGCAAGCAACGTGATCCGCATACGCTGTCAACACGGATGGGTCGCTCGGACCACCCGGAAATCCCTAGTGCTGATCCTCAGCCGCCTCTGCGCCTGCGTCCGCAGGAATGTCCTCCACAACAGCTGGTGCCTCCATCGGGTCATCCTGAACATCTGGCGCAGGGATGACTAGCTCATCGACGTGATCCACAGTCACAGCGACTCGTTGCCTCTGTGCGGATGCAGTAGGCCGTCGACGCTGCGGAGCATCATCGGAATCATCACGATCTCCTCTGCCCAGACCTCTGCCAGTGACCTGACCTAAGGCACGACCTAATCCTCTagtcctaaccatgatctgcaaatgagtACCGCAAAATCCATcactcatttcattttctcaaatttcaAGCATTTGGTTAACTCAATTCAGTTACTCTAATGACCACTTGTTGTTTTATCATATGTTTTACTTATTAGAGAGAAACTTGCTgagctttatgaatctgacaaacaatggtcaaaaaatttgtgtttgtggtcaacaacatctcaaatTTGTGTGGATAAAAAAACTAAGCATAAACAATGgtcaacaacatctcaaatgCTTAGTGGTATTGACCTTGATTCAGCAAGGTGTTGTTTTGTGgtcaacaacatctcaaatTTGTGTGGAAAAACAAACTAAGCATAAACAATGgtcaacaacatctcaaatgCTTAGTGGTATTGACCTTGATTCAGCAAGGTGTTGTTTTGTGgtcaacaacatctcaaatgCGTGTGGATAAACAAACTAAGCATAAAAAATGgtcaacaacatctcaaatgCTTAGTGGGAAACTTGCTGAGCTTTATGAATATGAGAAATAATGATTCATGAAGGAATGATGTGTGTGGATAAAGGAAATAGAATCAAACCAGGATTGATGTGTTTGATGTGTGTGGATAAACGTAAATTAGGAATTAATGCTAAGATAGTGTTTGATGTGTGTGGATAAACAAAATAGAATCAAAATATACCATTTCTCAACACAATATTgtgttttgttctatttttatgaTTGACCAAAGCTAGAATAGAACCCATTAGAGGATTGAGTGAAGGAATAAAATAGCTAACTTGAACAAGTGCATAAGAAGACTTAAATTCTTACTAAAATGTACAAATTTGGATGACTCTAATAGAAGTAACCCACTACTTTAAACTAATTCAATTGCCATAACATGTTCACTTCATTATGATATCAATGTCAATTCCCTCCCTTGTTGGCTATCACAACTAGGACCATTCCTTGTTATACTGCTTGTGACAATTCCATCTAAgaacaatatatattaatatatagaacAATATTGATGTTCAGTCTGAAATAGAAATAAGAACAGCTAGTAAAAGTTGCAATCATTATAGGATTTGGATTAATTGTTCTCCTAACCCTCATAAAACTTTCTCTCTAAATGTTTTCTATATACACTAATTGATTGTCCTTATAGCATTCTATCTAGAAATAATCCACATTGaccaatatgtttttgttggccagTTCTATAAAAAGCTAATAATGCTAGTCCTAAATATGTTGTGAACGTTGAAATTGAAGTTAGTAGTGTGACCACCGGATAATGAATGTTTTCTCCTTTTAAGACATGAATAAAATTCATTGTCTTTGTTCAAAGCAAAGGAGGTTGGACTTCTTTTTGAAGAATGAAATGATTGCAGGCCTTTGAGCTTTAGAGGGAGCAAAAGAAATTCATAGACATTAGGCAGGTGAGTTAGGTGAAACAATGATTtcccattttcctttttctctcaagGATCAACATTTAATCAAGTTTTAGGGATTTGTCCTAATCATGTTACTTTTGAACTTAATTTGCTGAGGTTGTCTAGGCATTTGAATCAGTTTTCCGATACCACATTCAGTTCTAAGTGGCAATTACATCAAAGACAATTACATATTCGcattaaatcaaattgaaatagTAGATATTCTCCAAAATgacaatatttatcaaatatttagcaTACATTCAGAGCTGATCCTAATAACCAAAAttcctaattttaaaaaaaactcacaatgtatcaaataattggcaatttttcaaataaaatgaagCTGTGAGTAGTTTACGGATCAGTTTACGGATCAAGTGATCCGTAAACAACCCAGCAACTTCCTGACAGCGTTTTTCGCTATCGCCAGCAAAAACCAAAACGCGAACGACAAACTTACCTCGAAGAAGAAGCAGAAATGCGAAGAAGAAGCCCAAACGCGAAGACCCACACCTTCCTCCTAAACACAGCAACAATGGCGGCAATGGcggcgaagaagaagaagactggCGGCGAAGAAGAAGACAAGAATGAAGAAGCTGTGCgggaggaagaagaaaactgaagaagtagaaaaagcaagaagcagaaccgtttgaggaagaagaagaacgtGCGCGGGAGAGAGAGAGGCGAGAGAGAgaggtttcatttttttaaaaaaaattagtgaagGGCATTATAGCCTTTTCACAgcaattgctgggtgcacctagcagcacTCCACCTGAATCCTGAATCATCTCAAGCAACTCCAAGCTTACCTCACTACTCTGGCCCACGCCCACGCCCATTTCTACGCCTTCAAGCTCATTCGCTTCTGCGCCATCAGTCTCTCAAACATCACTACGCACGCCTCATCTTCGACCACTTTCCTTCTCTCAACACTCACCTCTTCACCGCCTACGCCGCCCACCCCTCCACTCTCTCCCTCTTCTGCCACATGCTCCACTCCCAATCCCCCCCGCCCCAACCACTTCATcttcccccaagcgcttaaaaCCTGTCTCGCGTCACGCACCGCTGAATTCCTGCATGCCCAGATCGTTAAATCCGAGTTTCATTATTTCCCACTTGTGCAAGCGGCTCTTGTTGACTCTTACTCCAAGGTTTCGGACGGGTTAGGGAATGCAAAGAAGGTGTTTGATGAAATGTCTGAGAGAAATGTGGTGTCTTTTACCGCGATAGTTTCTAGGTTTAAGAGGGTTGGGGGTGCTATGAGGGTGTTTGGTGAAATGCTAGAGAGGGATGTGCCATCGTGGAATACTCTCGTTGCTGGGTGCACTCAGAATGGGGCTTTCACTAGGATTAAGTTGTTTAGGAGAATGGTTTGTGAGTGTAATAGGCCGAATGGGGTTACTGTGGCTTGTGCACTTTCGGCTTGTGGTCACACGGGGATGCTTCAGCTTGGGAGATGGATACATGGTTATATGTACAAAAATGGGTTTGCATTTGACTCGTTTGTCTCGAATGCGCTTGTGGATATGTAAGGGAAGTGTGGAAGCCTTGGAAAAGCAAGAAAGGTTTTTGAGATGAATCTTGAGAAGAGGTTGACTTCATGGAACTCGATGATTAACAGTTTTGTGTTGCACGGGCAGAGTGATAGTGCAATTGCCATTTTTGAGCAAATGGTGGAGGGTGGCGATGGCATGGGACCAGATGAGGTCACCTTCATTGGTTTGTTGAATGCTTGTACTCATGGTGGATTATTTGAGAAGGGTTATTGGTATTTTGAGTTGATGGTTCGGGAATATGGGGTTGAGCCATAGATTGATCACTACGGGTGTTTGATAGACCTTCTTTGTCGAGCAGGGACGTTGGATGAAGCTATCAATGCTGTCAAGGGTATGAGCATGGAACCAATTGAGGTTGTCTGGGCCTCATTTCTTAACAGATGTAAGGTTCCTGGCCGAACAAATTTGGCAGAATTTGCTGCCAAAAAACTGATTGAAATAGATCCACATAATAGAGGTTATAGGATTATGTTGGCTGATGTGTATGGGGAGTTAGGGAAGTGGGATGAAGTGAGGAATGTGTGGAGGACATTGAAGCAACAAAAGTCTTATAAAGTTCCAGGGTGCAGCTGCATTGTTGATGACCAGGTTCATCAGTTCTATTCTCTTGATAAATCAAATCTGAAGACAAAAAGACTTGTACATTGTCTTAGAAAGTCTAGTTGGTTTTAGAAATGAAGTCATGGGTGAACTGTAGTCATTGATCTCATACATTTCTGAATTTAAGATACAcattaaaaagattaaacaaaGAGAGGAAGATGCAATGTACTTAAGTAAATAGAAACTCAAAACTTTTTACAAAAGCCAGTGCTGAGCTTGCAACTAATTTCTACTATGTACAGTCACACGACCAAGGATTTTTGTGGGGAAACCTAATTGTTTGATGTAATTATTCTCCTCTTGGTGCAACTTTGAAGATTTATCAAAAGAACAGAGAAGTAGAAGGAAAGAAATAGATTCTACTTCAGTTGGTTTTGTGCTTCCTGTGATTGTTAATGCAGAGCAATATAATTTTGGCTTAAAAGTCCTTGAGGAGAAAGCGAAATTTAGAGAGAAACTTTAGTTACCCTCGTGAAAGGACATCTCATTAACTGATGTCTTGATGCGAAATGAATTACCATGAAGTATTACAATTAGAGCTTGTGTATCTATACTTCAGTAATCGAGAATACTCACACAAGGCAATTTTATTGTTCATAGAGCAGTGTCGTTCCGTTTTTGCCCCAAACATTTATTATGGATCACACTAATTTAACGAAAACTATTATGTGTCAagcttatataaattttttttaggagtAATTGATAccacattttgttattttagcATCTAAGAGGATGTGTAGTTGATCCCAATGAAATGTATCTTTTATAATGGGTCTAAGGCCATTGTATTATCACTTCAGTAGACACTCTACTTGTTGAGGAAGTTTTTTGCAAAATCCAAAAGATATTTCCTCAATAGACCTTACTCGCTGGGCTAGCTGGACTTGCTAAATGAATTCTTCaacattttcaatttgaattaaaatttcttcataTTAGTTGTCTTTGCTTGTTGGTCGAGTTATTCATACGACTTGGTCCCTTTTTCTCCATTCATGAGTTGTCACATGTCCTTCTATGCACAAGCTCTCTCACTAAGCAAGCATAGCTAGTTGAGCGAGCCTTCTTTGGTGTGACAACTTCTCTTCCTCTCTTGGCGTTccaaaaactttaataaaaacataagaaaactAGATGAatgcttaaatttttatttacatgCTTAGAGTtctataaaaacattaaattctaGCTATTTGAGACtaactaagaaaaaattaagaaaaaaagcaGTCAATTGCCAGGTGAAATGAAGCTCAAAAGTAATCAtgtacaaaaattatattatgcatTCAGAATCCATCATCCTTATTTTTTGCATGAGCTTTATTTCAATGaacattttcatgtttttttcctCGATTGtatcttccttttcttctttgaaAAAGTTTCATGCAtgatctttcttttttgttttcaactAACCCTTATCTTAGAGGATTCATTTGTTAGTATTTTTGTGGGATGTTGTTTTGTTGGCGAGGGAGTATGAGATGTTTTTGTTGAGAATACACACACAGTTGTGAGATGATGTCAAACCCTTGCTTTGACCAAGCCGAGTTACAAACTTCTAGGACTTTGATCCTCAACCTCTAGTACTAGATTTTGAAGTCAACCACAAGATTATTCTCTTAGTAGCTAGTAGTAAGAGGGGTCATATTTTTTAGTGATGTTTATTAGGACCCGATATTTTCTTAAGCTAAGATCTCGTACCTTGGTAGGAGTTGGTATATCAATTTTGGTGTGAGGATGGATATCTTAGTAGAAATTGTGAATAAAGGGGTGAAAGTTGTGTTTTGGAGTAATTTCCTATAGTGTGAGAAACTTAGTGATGATTAAGGCAAGTAGAGTTATGACCCTGAAGAAAACCTTCGTTATATCCCATAGTAATGACCTAGCTTTCTTATGTTTTTGGAGTAATGTTTTGAGATATTTGTTGAACATCTTTTGGGTGTGTGGTTTAAAAACTTTGTGTAAAGGGGTTTTgatgtttaaaattatgttgaaaGTCTTGATTTATCTATGATTTAAGTGATTTGAAATATCAAAAGGTGGTTTATGTTTTTAAACTTGTTGAAAGTTTAAGTTCaaccttttctttgttttgaaaactCTCTTTTAAAAATGGATCTGTATGTTTAATGACAAAGTGAGTTTTCACCTTTATAAAGTTGTTTTGATTCATGttttggaaaagaaagaggttTATCATAAAGATCTTGGTTTTATGCAAAAAGGCACACAATACTAGCAAGATGGAAGAAAATGGTTAGGGACATTCTATCTAGGAGGATTAAGGTTAGGAAATTTGGGTGAATCACTTGGCGAAAAATGGATGACTTAACTAGATGGAAGATTGCGGAGGAAAGATCAAGACCTCCAGAAAGTGAAAAATGTACTGATGATGGTGATAGTGTGTGATGATTGAATCTTGATGTGATGATTAATGAACTAATGATCATTATGAGATGCCCTGTTTTGAGAATTCGAACACTTATACTTTATATATGATCtacatattttgttatatatgtgATGATAGTAGATCatgttttaattgttaatttctaTATTGCTTTAGTatgcttgtttttttaagcttacTCTTGCGTTGTTGTATGTGTGGTTCATGCCTGTGATGATCATATATCTAATGTACGTGAGGAGCATATGGTTAAGAGGTCATCCCGTGTCTTCGAAGACTTCGTAGATATGCATACCAAGATGTGAAGATGTACTTCCCGtttgttgtttatttcttaACATCCTGTATAATGTTGACCAGTTTAGAGTCTAGGAATTTTACTAAAATCACACTAGAAGAGGGACTTGAATAATGTGTTAGATAAActataaacctttttttttcgcAAGATGGTGTTTTTATACAAGTTAAGAAGGTTTTAAACCTATCATCCACAGACAAATACAAGTTTTACTTAAATAGATGGAATTTTCGTCCACTACTTAACAAAACAAGTTTTGTATGAAAACAAAGAATGAAAACTTTGTCTGCAAGATTGTGTAAAATAAGTGCTTAAAGAATACTAAATGAAAACTTAAGAGAGAAGTAAATacacttgatttatactggttcactcaatTAGAGTTACGTCCAATTCTCATTTACTCAATTGTAAAGGTTCTACTAATCAAATAGTGATTACAAACAAGTATTCTATCATGCCACCCCTGACTACACTTAATATTATCTAGGCCACTATTGACAAACCCTTAAACCCTCGTGAATCTAAAAACACTCAAATATTGTTTATCACTAAGTCACTCCTAGCTTTTACAAACATAAGtttgattgaatacaatgatttagcaacactcaaagagtgaattaaaaattaagcttgAATATAAGTAACTTTGCTTAGCAAAGGATGAACAAAATAAGCACAATGTCTATCGTCCACTAAAATGATAGAGATTCACTTCAATGTTCTTTTGATCAATTTCTCTTAATATACTTTGTTGTTCAAATGTTGTGCATGATTCTCcttttataaacttcaatgaaaTATCCATTATGGATTTAGCACTAATCCTTTCATATGAATGTTGTCTCCCAACTGAAGCAATGTGATGTGGCATGCTTTGATTGTAGAGAAGAAAGATAAAAGTACAAACATCATAGTGACATATGCTTTTCTTTTGCGACAATAGCGACCTCTaaagaatattttgtttaaatccttttattctcttctattttgtctTTACCTTAATTTCAAATGTTACATGCACTTCCCTTTGTAGCTAACActaaattttgatatatattggACGTCACTTATGTGAAGGTATAAAATGAGTAAGTTTAAGTGATTAAGTCCAATTGGACATGAATAAAAGCAACTCAGTGTAACGACACTAGTTTTCATAATTAGTGGACACATGTTTCTTAACAGTGCATTGGACGTTGAATATAACTtgttaataaaacaatttgctCAGTTTATCATTTATGAGTGAATGCTTAATTCTAAGAGCTTGTAGGATATGAGGTGTGGACTAGAAACTCATTATGTAGTAGGTTGTGTTTATCAACAATTTATACATTTGTCTAGAAACTCATTTGTCTATCAACAATTTATACATTTCTAATCATCAAAATTTAAGGTAGGAATAAGTTGTCCAATGATCATGGGATCATCAAAACCTAACATTTACCTTTATAGAGTTGTATATTTTATATGGATGTTTCGAGGAATTATGAGTTGCTCTGATGTTGTATAAGTGTATGTTATGATGGAGTCTCATAAGGCACATAGTTATTTAGTTGTACAATTATATCACATCATGTTTTACCTTTGTATCATGTgttttatcatatcatattttACTTTTGTATCATGTATTTTAGCTTTGGCcattgaaatgaaaaaattttacaaatattttggtataaacattttaaaatataaacatatattagacaaaaaatagacacataatttaatttaaaatgaatttttttaatatttaaatgaataacatggttttaacaaaattcaaaaagacattctatattttttattcatttatatgtTATTGGCTATcacaaaaatatcatattttcatattaaatattatatttttttattaatatattcatttttagttttgacGGTGAATATTGCacaagttaaataatttttatatataattataattcataataaatatatactttaaaatataaaattttattattattgaagttcataataaacaaatatttctaaACATATATgactatataaattatattttttatttatagtaaataatttaaattgtgatgtacagttatttataaataattgtgtaatttttttaatttgagttttaatTTGGGTTTGGTATTTTGTTTGAAAACACAAATA
It contains:
- the LOC112997895 gene encoding serine/threonine-protein phosphatase 7 long form homolog produces the protein MPGRSLDSCGSRISSSPTGLHSCWIYEHFPSIAESTADQDYDEASLRACRWIAMKKTVKSIHTPSYRERLDRLRILDVYWIPYGEHREVRDFHVRSCYSGLLRWGPVAVYYRPERVVRQFGYTHTIPAPPVDSWVSYDDIHDRWMHYEDHIVPAGEVCVVPGACSSDYIDWFFRISHPFMTPGHTLDPLPHGHAPQLRVVPQAPQTDIPRVPEPGASSTSAEEPIHAVEVCDDIAERLERHLSLGVVTPGSSTHEVIEECLRLARSVTQDHLVYVRCRRMRHTDQA